The segment TGTAGAGCGCGATCGGGTAATGCACCTTGGCGTCGATGCCGTTCGCCCGGCAATGCGCGAGCAGGTCGTCCCGGCGCTCAGCGAAGACCACGTAATTCAGATAGACCGCCCTTTCGTCCGGGCCTTTCGCGGCCCTGCGCAGGGGGATGGTGATTTCCGGAATGTCCGCGAAGGCGGCATCGTAACGCTCCGCATTGCGGATGCGCGCCGCGACAATGTCCTCGACCTTGGCGACGATCCATTTGCCGACCACGGCCTGCACCGAATCGAGCCGCGTATTGTAGCCGAGGATCTCCATTTCGTCCCGGTTCCTGAGGCCGTGGTTGCGCAGCAGCCGGCACATCCGGTCCATCTCCGGATCGTCGGTGACGATCACGCCGGCATCGCCCCAGACATTGATGATCTTCAGCGGGTGCATGGAAAAGCCGCCGGCGATGCCCCAGGTCCCGGCCGGGCGCCCGCTCTCCTTCGCCAGCAGGCTCTGACAGGCGTCCTCGACTACCTTCAGGCCGTGCTTTTCGGCGATCTCCACGATCCGGGTCATGTTCGCCATGTCACCGGTCAGATGCACCGGCATGATCGCCTTGGTGCGCGGCGTGATCGCAGCCTCGATCAGCTCGGGATCGATCCCGAACGTGTCGTCGCAATCGACGAAGACGATCCTGGCGCCGGTCTCGGCGATGGCGCCGGCAGTGGCATAGAAGGTGTTGGCGGCGGTGATGACCTCGTCGCCGGGACCGATCCCGAGCGCTTTCAGCGGGATCTTCAGCGCATCGGTGCCCGAGCCGACGCCGATCGCGTATTTGCTGCCGACGGCGGCGGCGAACATCTCCTCAAACTCGCCGACCACCTTGCCGAGGGTGAAATCCGTCGAGCGGACGAGGGCCTTGAGGTCCTCGAAAACCTCGTCGACGTCGGCGAACTGCTGTTCAAGCGGCGAATAGCGAACCTTCATGACCGGCGCGGGGTCGACGGCCATCAGAACGGACCCTTGAAGAAGGGATCGGGCACGTCGATCGGAACATCGCCCCGGTCCGCGAGGATCTTCTCCTCGACCTGGGAAATCGTCGCCTCCTCAAGTCCCATCATCTCGCCCGCGGTTCTGGCGATCCGGGCGGCGTCCGGATAGAAGCCGCGCACGAGGCCCCGGGAACTCGGAGTGGGATGATCCGGCAGACCCATGCGAACCGGTGCCGCCTCCAGCAGGTCGAAGCAGCGGGAGGTGACCTCGGAGGCGATTTCCGCGCCGATGCCGAACATCCGGAAACCGGTGTCGACGGTGAGCAGACGCCCGGTGCGGGCGACGCTCTCCACGATCGGATCGAGATTGAGCGGGCGGACAACCCGGAGATCCAGTACCTCGACCGGATAACCCGCCTCGGCCAGCCCGTCGGCGGCGCGCACCGCCTCCAGCGTCATGTAGGAGGTCGCGACGATGGTCAGCCCGTCGCCCTGGCGAACCGTGCGCGGTCCGTCGAGCGGACGATGGACATAACCCTCCGCGACGGCGCTCGTCGTGTAGTGCGACCAGCGGTGTTCGATGACGACCACCGGATTGTCGTCCTCGACCGCGGCCGTGACCATGCCTTTGGCATCTTCGGCAAAGGCCGGCATGATCACTTTCAGGCCGGGCACGTGCGCGAAGATCGCTTCGAGGCTCTGGGAATGCTCCGGACCCTGACCCCAGCCGCGTCCGACGATCATCCGCAGAACCAGCGGAACCTTGTGATTTCCCCTGCTGACGTAATGCATCTTCGCGGCATTGTTCAGGATCTGCTCAAGGGCGAGGAGGGCGAATTCGACGCGCTGCAGGGTCACGACGGACCGTTTCCCAGCTAGAGCGGCGCCGATCGCGACGCCGATCAGGCCGTTTTCTGCGATCGGCATCTCGATCATCCGATCGTGGCCGATATGCTTGCCGATATCCTTCAGGGTACCGAAAAGCGCGCCCGGATCCTCGACACCCTCGCCGAAAAAGATCACGGACGGGTCGCGTCTCGCGGCTTCCAGGAGTCCGTCCCGGATCGCCGTTCCCATGTTGATGACCGGGGCACCGGCCGCGCTCGCGGGTTCAGGCATAGACATGGGCACGCGCCTCGTTCGGCTCCGGAAGCGGAGAATTGATTGCGAATGTGAAAGCCGCGTCGACCTCGGCCTGCAGCGTCCGTTCGAGCTCGGCATAGGATCCGGCGGAAAGGACGCCGGCCTCTTCCAGTTGCTTCCGGTACCGCTCGAGCGGGTCGCGGACGCGCCAGGTCTGGAATTCCTCTTCGGTCCGGTAGCCGATGTGATTGTCGAAGTTCGGCCCGCAATGCTCGCGCCAGCGGTAGGTGTCCAGCAGCAGGAAAGTCGGCGTTCCGGTGCGCGACGTTTCCACCGCCCAGGACGCGGCCTCGCGCACGGCGTCGAGATCGTTGCCGTCCACATGGCGGCTTTCCAGGGCGTGCGCCTTGGCGACATCCGTCAGGGGCCGCTCGGGCTGGCGGTCCGCCAGGTTGGTATAGACCGAATAGAGATTGTTCTCGCAGACATAGACGACCGGCAGTCCGCGGAGCCGCGCGAAATTGGCGGATTCGTGGAAGACGCCTTCCTCGAGGCAGGCGTCGCCGAGGAAGGACACTGTCACCTTGCCGTTACCGTCGAACTTGTCGGAGAGCGCGGTCCCCGTGGCGAGCGGGATCGAGCTGGCCACGATCGGGATGCTGGCCATCATGCCGGCCTCCGGATCCATCAGGTGCATCGAGCCGCCGCGGCCGCCGATGCAGCCATCCCGCTTGCCGTAGATCTCGGCCATCATGGCGTTGAGATTGCCGCCCTTGGCGAGATAGTGCGCATGGGAGCGGTGACTGCTGAAGACCCTGTCTTCGCTCTGCAGAACGTCGCAGACGCCGACTGCGGTGGCTTCCTGTCCGACGGAAAGGTGAACCGGGCAGCGCATTTCCTGCTCTGCATAGCGCTCGGCGATGGTTTCCTCGACGAGGCGGATGCGCAGCATCTGCCTCATGCACCGGAGCCGGTAGTCGTTCTCGGCCATGTTTGTCGTTGCTCCCCGGCTCAGATGAAATTGATATGCATCGGCGGTTCGCCCTTCATCGGAGGCAGTTCGAACTCGCCTTTCTGATAGCCATCGAGAAATTCGTTGACCTTGTGCTGCAGGCAGAGGCTGCCGCACATCTTCTGGGCGTTGAATTCGGGGCTGGCGAGGTAATTCATCACTTCCCAGTAACGGTCGCTGTTGAAGATATCGCGGAACCGCTGCTCGGTGATGTTGCCGATGTGAAACTTCTTGTAACGCTCGTTGAACAGCATGCCGCAAGGCGCGACGAGGCCGGAGCCGGACATTTGCAGCATGAAGGGCGCACCATAGCAGCGCTGGTAGCTGCGGGTGCCTTCGGTATCGATCTTCGACCATTTGACCGAGACTTGGTAGCTCTCGTCCGAGAGCGCCTCGGCGGCGTGCAGTGTCTCGTAGAGGCTCGCGTAGCCGCCGTAATCGACGCCGAGGGAGCCGTCCTCGTCGTCGCTGCAATGCTTGATCACGAGATAGTCCGGCCGCAGTTCTTTGCCGAGCCGGGCGAGGGGCATGATCTGGTCGTGATATTCCGGCATCAGCACCATCTGCATGCCGATGGTGACGTCGAGGTCTTGCTCGCGCTTGATCTCGCCCATTGCCTTGATGTTTTCGCAGACGCGGTCGAACCAGTGCTCTTTCACGCCCATGATCTCGGCATAGCGCTGACGCTCGCCGGCCGAGATGTTGACGCGCAGATAGGTCAGCGACGGCAGCACCTCCTCCAGCTTGCGCCGGTTCAGCACGAAGCCGTTGGTGCCGACAGCCATGGAGAGCCCGAGTTCGTGACCGTACTTGCAGGCATCGACGAAGACGGGGGAGATCGTGCTCTCGCCGTCGGAGACGAAGCTGATGCCCTTGACGCCGATCTCGGCGCAGTCCTCGAGGAACTCGAAGATCGCCTTCTTGTCGATCACCTTGCGCTCGTTTTCCTGCAGCATCGCATAGCAGAAATGGCAGGCGAAATTGCAGGCGCGGGTGAGCGACATGTCGATCGTGATCGGTGCGATCCGCTCGCCACGCTCCCAGGCATCGATGCGGTCCTGATGCCAGGCGATCTTGGTGCCGTCCAGGATCAGCTCGACATGATCTGTCATTCCGGTCATGGCTTCATTCCTCGCGTGTCGGCCCCGTTCTAGAGACGCCGGATGCGGTTTGCGTCCTTCACCACTTCGGTGAAGAGTTCGATGCGTTCGCCGGTCTTCTCGCGCAGCCAGTGCTCGAGATCCATGAGCATTGCCGGCTTGTCCCAGACCGGCACCTCGTCGGAAAAGACAAGGAACAGACGGTCATATTGGTCGATTTCGACCAATTCGAAGGCGTCGCCAGCTATTTTGTGCGCATCCCTGAAGCTCTCGATATGCGGCAGGACAAGGTCCCGCTTGCCCGCCTTGTCGAGTTTTTTCCAGGCGTCGCTGTACGGCCGGTCGAAGAAATTAGTGTCGCTGTGCCGTCCGAACCGCGCGTCCGCCTCCCGCCGGAGGGCCGCCATCAGCTTCAGGGGAGCCGCGAAGCAGGCTCCGGCGTTGCGCGGTGTCAGGACGCCGTTCACCGGCGCGGGGATCTCCGGGTCGCGCAGTCGCTGCAAGGCGAAAATGAGCCCGTGATCGGTGAGCTCGCGGACCGGCGCGCCGATGGCATAGCTGCAAAGCGTTTCCAGAATTGCGGCTTCGGGCGCGGTCTCCGGAGCGGAGAACCGGGCTTGCCGGATCGTTTCCGAGCCGTTCTCGAACTCGAGCATAAGCTCCAGACCCGCTTCCGCGACGGAAAGGCCGGCGGCGGAGGCGGCACCGGATTTCTGCAAATGGGGCAGGGACTTCAATTGCTCGGCGATCCGCTCGGCAAAGGCGGCCGGGATGTCGGAACGCTCACCCATGGCCACCTCAAGCTTTGATATTGCTGATATGGACAAGGCAGTAATCCCCATGATCGTCGATCTCGACATCCGAGAACGGACCCAGCGCAGTGCGCAGCTCGTCGTGTTTCGCGCGCGGCAGGCTCGTGTTCGAGACGCGCAACGTGAAGTTCTCCGTGCCGAAAGCTCCCGCCGCTTCTGCCATGTTGAGAATGCTGGCGACCGAATCCTCGTCCGGCACCCACATCTCGAGGAAGTCGAGATCGACGCCGTGGCTCCTCAGCTGGTTGAGGAGCCTGTCCTCATAGGATGCCACGAGGTTCTCGTAGTTGATCGCCTGCTCGCTCATGCGTTTCGCTCCGGCATTAGCTGCCCTTCGACAGGAAACGGTTCACACTGGCCGCCACGCGGGTGATTTCCGCTTCCGTCAGATTCTGGTTGGCCGGAAGAGTAATGATCCGCCGGGACTGTTCTTCGGTTACCGGGAAATCGCCGGCCTTGTGGCCGAGATAGGCCGCGGCCGGTTGCAGATGGATCGGCACCGGATAGTGGATCGCTGTTCCGATGCCCTGCGCGCCCAGATGGGCCTGCAACTCGTCGCGGCGGTCCACCTGAATGACGAAGGTGTGGAAGGTGTTGAATTCGATCTCCCGGCAGGGAGGCGCGAAGACCAGCTCAGGATCCAGAAGCTCGCGATAGAGCGCGACGTTGCGTCGCCGCTTCTCGATCAGCGCGTCCATCTTCCCTAGGCGGTAATAGAGGATCGCGGCCTGGATCTGGTCCATCCGCGAGACGGAGCCGAAACGGGTGACGGTGTTCCGGTCGACAAGTCCGTGATTGCGGTAAAGACGGGCGTATTCCGCGACATCGTCCCGGTCGGTGGTCAGGAAACCGGCATCGCCGCAGGCATTCAGGTTCTTCAAAGGATGGGCCGAGAAGCATCCGACGTCGCCGAGCGCGCCGCTCATGACGCCGTCGTAGCGTGACCCGATCGATTGCGCCGCGTCCTCGATGATCGCGAGACCGTGCCGCTTGGCGATCTCCTGGATCGGTTTCATGTCGGCGACCCGGCCCGTCAGGTGAACGGGCATGATCGCCTTGGTTTTCGCCGTGATCTTCTTCTCGATCTCGGCCGGGTCTATATTCTGGTCCGGAAGCACGTCCGCGAAGACCGGGGTCGCTCCGACATGCGCGATGACGGCGGTCGAGGCGACGAAGGAATTCGGCGGCGTGATGACCTCGTCGCCATGTCCGATCCCGAGGGCGGCGAGCGAGAGGATCAGGGCATCGGTGCCGGAGTTCAGGGCCACCGCATGTTTGGTGCCGCAAAGCTCGGCCAGTGCGGCCTCGAGTTTCTCGTTCCAGGGGCCGCCGACATACATACCGCTCATGAGGATTTCCTCGATGATCGGCATGAGCTCGTCGCGCTCCTCCGCAAACTGCGCCCCGATATTCACATAGGGGATCGGGGACTGTGTCGCACTCGTATCCGGCATTTTCTTCCTGCTCGCACGAAAAACCCGGCCCGGACGCCCTTCGCTCCGGGCAGAGCCGTTATTTCAATAACGCGGTCAACGCTTTGATCACGTTTACCTTGCTCACCGAGTCGCGGTGGCCGACGATTCCGACCTTGATCGCTCCGGCGATATTTCCAATCAGACCGATCATAGCAATATCCGTTCCAACCTTCGCCAGCGGCGCCGTGATCGAGAAGAACGCGTCGCCCGCGCCCATCGTGTCGACGACCCGCCGGGTGAAGGCCGGGATCTGAGTGACGGGCGATCCGGCATCGTAGGCCACGCAGCCATGCCGGCCATGGGTCAGGATCATACGGCGGCAGTCTAACCGCTTCGGCAATACGTCTTGAGCGATCACCGCGAGATCGCTGAACCGGTCTCCGACGGCGAGGCGGGCCTCGGGCGCGTCGATACAGAGATAGTCCGCACGAGGGTATTTGGTGATGAGATTGTAGCCCCGGTTCGCGCTGTTGGTCTGCGCATTGACCGCAAGATAGGGGGCCTTCTCGCAAATCAGGTCAACCGTCTCGCCGTTGATCAGGCCGTGTCCGAAATCGGCTGCCATCACGACATCATAGTGCGGCGCGAGTTCCGCGATCTTCGCGTGCAGATCGCCGAGCACTGCCGGGGGCAGCGGCGAATCCTCGATGAACTGCACCTCGAAGAGCTTGCGCAGATAGCTGCTGTCGACGAAGCGAACCTTGCGGGTCGTCGGTGCGTTCGGACGATAGACCGGAATGAGGTTTACGTTCTCGTGCGACTGGGTCTTGATGAAATTCTCGCGCGGATCGCTCTTTCCGAGGCAGGTGACGATATCGACCTGCTTGCAGAAACTTGCGACATGGTTTGCCGCCGCGACCACACCGCCGGCAAAGAGCTCCATGTCCTGGTGGCGGGTTGACATGATGTTCTCTTTGGAAGGCTGACCCGAAGGCGAGACATACTGGTACTCGTCGAGGATGGTGTCCCCGATGATCAGGATCCGCATGTCCTTGATGCTGTCGATCAATTCCAGCAGCTGCTGCAGCCCGACCGTTTTACGGACCCGGTCGAGATACTCCCGGACTTCCGGCTCGAAGACATCGACGTGACGGTTGATCAGCTCGCTCGAGCTGAAGGTGATGTCGTCCGTGAAAACGATCCGCCCGCCATGCTGCTCGACCGCGAGGCGTTCATCGACGATCTTGCCGGTGACGTCTTGGTCGGCATCGACATAATCGGAGCCCTTGATGTAGGCGTCGGGCTTGATCGCATGGATCGCCTGTTCGGCGGAGGCTGCGTGGTTGATGCCGACCCAGCTTACATATTCGAGCGCGGCCAGCATCTCGGCGCGGAGCTGATCGGTGAAGACGGGCCGGCCCGGACCCTTGTGGACATGCTCGTCCGCGGTGACGGTGACAAACAGTACGTCGCCCTCACGCCGCGCATGTTCGAGATGGCGGACGTGGCCGAGATGCAGCAGATCGAACGTACCGTGGGCATGAGCGATCGTTTTTCCGGAAGCGCGAATTTTATCAGCTATTTCAGATAGTTCTGAAATAGATTTGATCTTGTCTCTAGCTGAAGGCTGCATCCGATTGATTCAATTGTTATATGGCCGTTCAGAGCCTATCACAATTTCATCGCGAAACGGGAAAAACAAATTGTCCCGGCGTTTTCGATCGGCAGCGGAAGATTTTCCGCTCCATGCGACCCTGTACGGGCCCTCACGAGGCGGAAGACGGCAATGGATTGCGGAGCAGGAACAGGTGCAGACGACGGGACTCGCCGGCGCCGATATCGACCTCGACCGCGGGCAGGCGATCGACTGTTCCGAACCGTTCCAGGATCGGGAAGGGATTGTCCCACTTGGCCACGAGCAGCACCTGGTCGCCCGGCTTTGGCAGATAGCGCTCGGTAAGTTCGTAGTGATGGTCCGGATGGCCGTCATAGTCCCACATCAGTGGACGCCGTTCGAGGTCGCGCAGGGCGTAGAGCAGGGAGGCCATGGTCTTCCTGTCTTCCGTCAGCCAGACAGCGTCCGGATGCGCGGCGAGCACCGGCCGAAGCTGGGCGGCGGTCTGATCCCATCCGCGCAGGCGGCGCAGCGGGTCGCTCTTCAGCGGCGGCTCGAAACCCGGCAGGCCAAGGAAGAAAAACCCGAGGACGGCCGCCGCGGTCAGGTTGAGGGCAATGCCGCCCGCGACGATCTTCGCGAGGTCGCGGCGCAGCAGCCAGGCGACGGTGAGGATCGTGGCGGCGACATAGGCGGTGGCCGCCCAGTTCGCGTTGGCACGGCTGAGGAACGACTGCACGGTGATGATCAGCAGCACGGGAACGCAGAAGGCGAGCAGGAGTTTCTCGCTTTCGCCGGGGCGCTCCCGCCTCAGCAGGGCCAGGCGCCAGAGCAGCGCGACGAAGAGGACCGGCCCGAAGACCCCGGCCTGACTGCCGACGAATTCCAGCATCTTGCCGAAATGGAAGAGGTCGCCCTTCAGGTTCGTATTCTGACCGACATGGGTGAAGGTCACCCAGCCGGACTCGACGTTCCAGAGCAGGTTCGGAGCGAAGACCGCGAGCATGGCGAGCAGCGCGGCCAGCGCTTTCCGGCTCAACAGCCACGGACGGTGAGAGGGCGTGAGGAGCGCGAAGAGCACCATCCCGAGGATGAAATAGGCCATCGCATATTTGGCGAGGAAGCCCGCACCGGCGGCGAGGCCGAGCAGCAGTGGCCAGCCAAGGGAGTCGCTTTTGAGGCTGCGGACAAAAGCGAGCAAGGCGACCGCCCAGAGGAAGAGCAGCGGCACGTCGGTCGAGATCAGAAAGCTGGAGAGCGATACGGCCGGCAGCGTTGCAAAGCTCAGCCCCGACCAGAAACCGGCTCTCTTGCTGCCGGTCAGTGTGACGGCAATTCCATAGATCGCGAGCGCGGTGCCGGCATGGAGCAGCGGTGACGGCGCCCTGATGCAGGCCGTTCCGCTGCCGCAGACGCTCTCGGCCGCGGCGATCACGAAGGCGATCAGCGGCGGTTTGGTGTAGTAGCCCCAGGCGAGATCCCGGCTCCAGGACCAGTATTGCGCCTCGTCGCCATGCAGCCCGAGGCTGCTGAAACCCAGCACGGCGATGCGGGCGGCGGTAAGGGCGCCGACGGCGAGCAGGAGCCAGAGGAAATAGGGCCGATCCCGGTCGGCGGTGACGGTCTGCATGCGCTTCGCGGCTTTCCGTTTTTGGGCGGTCACGCTTCGCCTTAGCCGAGCCGGCTCCGGGAAACAATCGGAATCGCGGGCTGCGGCGAATTCACCTCAGATCACCGAGTTTCTTGCCGAACCCGCGGCGACCCGGTAGGACAAACGCGACAGAGTGTGGAAGAGGTGGCCAAGGCAATGTCGGTCCTGGACAACGAAACCTTGATGGCGCTCGCGGAGGACTTTCCCGAGACATCCCGAGACGCCTGGATGGCGGCCGTCGAGACGGCGCTCAAGGGCGCAT is part of the Nisaea sediminum genome and harbors:
- a CDS encoding radical SAM protein, which translates into the protein MTGMTDHVELILDGTKIAWHQDRIDAWERGERIAPITIDMSLTRACNFACHFCYAMLQENERKVIDKKAIFEFLEDCAEIGVKGISFVSDGESTISPVFVDACKYGHELGLSMAVGTNGFVLNRRKLEEVLPSLTYLRVNISAGERQRYAEIMGVKEHWFDRVCENIKAMGEIKREQDLDVTIGMQMVLMPEYHDQIMPLARLGKELRPDYLVIKHCSDDEDGSLGVDYGGYASLYETLHAAEALSDESYQVSVKWSKIDTEGTRSYQRCYGAPFMLQMSGSGLVAPCGMLFNERYKKFHIGNITEQRFRDIFNSDRYWEVMNYLASPEFNAQKMCGSLCLQHKVNEFLDGYQKGEFELPPMKGEPPMHINFI
- a CDS encoding DegT/DnrJ/EryC1/StrS family aminotransferase, which codes for MPDTSATQSPIPYVNIGAQFAEERDELMPIIEEILMSGMYVGGPWNEKLEAALAELCGTKHAVALNSGTDALILSLAALGIGHGDEVITPPNSFVASTAVIAHVGATPVFADVLPDQNIDPAEIEKKITAKTKAIMPVHLTGRVADMKPIQEIAKRHGLAIIEDAAQSIGSRYDGVMSGALGDVGCFSAHPLKNLNACGDAGFLTTDRDDVAEYARLYRNHGLVDRNTVTRFGSVSRMDQIQAAILYYRLGKMDALIEKRRRNVALYRELLDPELVFAPPCREIEFNTFHTFVIQVDRRDELQAHLGAQGIGTAIHYPVPIHLQPAAAYLGHKAGDFPVTEEQSRRIITLPANQNLTEAEITRVAASVNRFLSKGS
- a CDS encoding PfkB family carbohydrate kinase; the encoded protein is MQPSARDKIKSISELSEIADKIRASGKTIAHAHGTFDLLHLGHVRHLEHARREGDVLFVTVTADEHVHKGPGRPVFTDQLRAEMLAALEYVSWVGINHAASAEQAIHAIKPDAYIKGSDYVDADQDVTGKIVDERLAVEQHGGRIVFTDDITFSSSELINRHVDVFEPEVREYLDRVRKTVGLQQLLELIDSIKDMRILIIGDTILDEYQYVSPSGQPSKENIMSTRHQDMELFAGGVVAAANHVASFCKQVDIVTCLGKSDPRENFIKTQSHENVNLIPVYRPNAPTTRKVRFVDSSYLRKLFEVQFIEDSPLPPAVLGDLHAKIAELAPHYDVVMAADFGHGLINGETVDLICEKAPYLAVNAQTNSANRGYNLITKYPRADYLCIDAPEARLAVGDRFSDLAVIAQDVLPKRLDCRRMILTHGRHGCVAYDAGSPVTQIPAFTRRVVDTMGAGDAFFSITAPLAKVGTDIAMIGLIGNIAGAIKVGIVGHRDSVSKVNVIKALTALLK
- a CDS encoding alpha-ketoacid dehydrogenase subunit beta, which codes for MSMPEPASAAGAPVINMGTAIRDGLLEAARRDPSVIFFGEGVEDPGALFGTLKDIGKHIGHDRMIEMPIAENGLIGVAIGAALAGKRSVVTLQRVEFALLALEQILNNAAKMHYVSRGNHKVPLVLRMIVGRGWGQGPEHSQSLEAIFAHVPGLKVIMPAFAEDAKGMVTAAVEDDNPVVVIEHRWSHYTTSAVAEGYVHRPLDGPRTVRQGDGLTIVATSYMTLEAVRAADGLAEAGYPVEVLDLRVVRPLNLDPIVESVARTGRLLTVDTGFRMFGIGAEIASEVTSRCFDLLEAAPVRMGLPDHPTPSSRGLVRGFYPDAARIARTAGEMMGLEEATISQVEEKILADRGDVPIDVPDPFFKGPF
- a CDS encoding DegT/DnrJ/EryC1/StrS family aminotransferase; this encodes MAVDPAPVMKVRYSPLEQQFADVDEVFEDLKALVRSTDFTLGKVVGEFEEMFAAAVGSKYAIGVGSGTDALKIPLKALGIGPGDEVITAANTFYATAGAIAETGARIVFVDCDDTFGIDPELIEAAITPRTKAIMPVHLTGDMANMTRIVEIAEKHGLKVVEDACQSLLAKESGRPAGTWGIAGGFSMHPLKIINVWGDAGVIVTDDPEMDRMCRLLRNHGLRNRDEMEILGYNTRLDSVQAVVGKWIVAKVEDIVAARIRNAERYDAAFADIPEITIPLRRAAKGPDERAVYLNYVVFAERRDDLLAHCRANGIDAKVHYPIALYRQEALHHLGYPAGAFPVTDRHTETIISFPADQHLQTEEIDYLIGVVRGFYGR
- a CDS encoding ArnT family glycosyltransferase, with product MTAQKRKAAKRMQTVTADRDRPYFLWLLLAVGALTAARIAVLGFSSLGLHGDEAQYWSWSRDLAWGYYTKPPLIAFVIAAAESVCGSGTACIRAPSPLLHAGTALAIYGIAVTLTGSKRAGFWSGLSFATLPAVSLSSFLISTDVPLLFLWAVALLAFVRSLKSDSLGWPLLLGLAAGAGFLAKYAMAYFILGMVLFALLTPSHRPWLLSRKALAALLAMLAVFAPNLLWNVESGWVTFTHVGQNTNLKGDLFHFGKMLEFVGSQAGVFGPVLFVALLWRLALLRRERPGESEKLLLAFCVPVLLIITVQSFLSRANANWAATAYVAATILTVAWLLRRDLAKIVAGGIALNLTAAAVLGFFFLGLPGFEPPLKSDPLRRLRGWDQTAAQLRPVLAAHPDAVWLTEDRKTMASLLYALRDLERRPLMWDYDGHPDHHYELTERYLPKPGDQVLLVAKWDNPFPILERFGTVDRLPAVEVDIGAGESRRLHLFLLRNPLPSSAS
- a CDS encoding thiamine pyrophosphate-dependent dehydrogenase E1 component subunit alpha, with translation MAENDYRLRCMRQMLRIRLVEETIAERYAEQEMRCPVHLSVGQEATAVGVCDVLQSEDRVFSSHRSHAHYLAKGGNLNAMMAEIYGKRDGCIGGRGGSMHLMDPEAGMMASIPIVASSIPLATGTALSDKFDGNGKVTVSFLGDACLEEGVFHESANFARLRGLPVVYVCENNLYSVYTNLADRQPERPLTDVAKAHALESRHVDGNDLDAVREAASWAVETSRTGTPTFLLLDTYRWREHCGPNFDNHIGYRTEEEFQTWRVRDPLERYRKQLEEAGVLSAGSYAELERTLQAEVDAAFTFAINSPLPEPNEARAHVYA